A genomic stretch from candidate division WOR-3 bacterium includes:
- a CDS encoding tetratricopeptide repeat protein, whose translation MSGANGVRDKLQALRARVTAATTPAERVNSKLELAEELWHRDPVAARPLFEEVVAEAEAAGLAPRAGRAASILCEMLRHAGDLEGSARYAELLLRDADRSGKRDDRACALNLVGLIHQERGELDQALACFEEFLRLSREIGFKRGEQPALNQLAGVHALQGELDKALGYYQQALRLTEESSDFYARALQFHNVGWTLEAMGRWAEATEHFHRAVALCEEHDNRDLLLACRMALGELALKRSDYDNAALVFRHVIDAAREMNHSGGVYREALSNLGWTYFRNGDLARAEETLAEAARLSHASEDRYQIATFGCRRAELALAQGRLDSARDLLVEAARQASALKLRKEQGEVLRVEALLSAARSDAGPALDLFARAEAAQEPLGDTYELAQARLQHGRLLFELERTAEALPLLQNAARTFRRLAVVAEAEEAGRLLYRIEVRSDRDAALLQGLFGIAALGLVPELFMERALFLLCDNLRFEHGAVLLDGRPVALRGRPDQTQIPDPRTPLTQSDLALFLPVKKDRRLLGSLWLGRGQPLSERVDRGLLELVSRALAPEFQKLLELKKVEAGGAPEVPGLRFRGVVGSNPEVLDLLNLVPRVAATPVPVLIRGESGSGKELIARALHDSGPRAERPFVTVNCAAVPENLLEAEFFGVEEGAATGVAARPGKFELADTGTIFLDEIADMSPALQARLLRAIEDKTITRVGGSGEKQVDVRVIAATHADLDLRERQGLFRRDLLYRLNTVQFLLPPLRRRREDLPALTGYFIARTAQEYCRPVLRASEAVLALFATFSWPGNIRQLQHVIERAVILASGHRLEIADLPPELRQAQLVTAAPPAPATRDDQRKVADEAERTWLLKAIERSPDNMTEAARLSGYSRAQFYRLLRKHHLGE comes from the coding sequence ATGAGTGGCGCAAACGGAGTACGAGACAAGCTACAGGCCCTGCGCGCGCGGGTAACGGCGGCTACTACCCCGGCTGAGCGCGTCAATTCCAAGCTGGAGCTGGCGGAGGAACTCTGGCACCGAGACCCGGTGGCCGCGCGACCGCTGTTCGAAGAGGTGGTTGCCGAAGCTGAAGCGGCGGGACTTGCGCCCAGAGCTGGCCGCGCCGCCTCCATCCTCTGCGAAATGCTGCGGCATGCCGGTGACCTGGAAGGCAGCGCTCGATACGCGGAACTCCTGCTCAGAGATGCGGACCGTTCGGGCAAACGAGATGACCGTGCCTGTGCGCTCAACCTGGTCGGTCTGATTCACCAGGAACGCGGGGAGCTGGACCAGGCCCTCGCCTGCTTCGAGGAGTTCCTGCGGCTCAGTCGGGAGATCGGTTTCAAGAGGGGAGAGCAGCCGGCCCTGAACCAGCTCGCCGGCGTCCATGCGCTGCAGGGCGAGTTGGACAAGGCGCTCGGATACTATCAGCAGGCCCTGAGACTGACTGAGGAATCGAGCGACTTCTATGCCCGGGCGCTCCAGTTCCACAACGTCGGCTGGACTCTGGAGGCGATGGGCCGTTGGGCCGAGGCCACCGAGCACTTCCACCGCGCCGTCGCGCTCTGCGAGGAGCACGACAACCGCGACCTGCTGCTGGCCTGTCGGATGGCGCTGGGCGAGCTGGCTCTGAAGCGTTCGGACTACGACAACGCCGCCCTGGTGTTCCGCCATGTCATCGATGCGGCGCGCGAGATGAACCACTCGGGAGGGGTCTACCGCGAGGCGCTCTCGAACCTGGGCTGGACGTACTTCCGGAATGGAGACCTGGCCCGGGCTGAGGAGACGCTGGCCGAGGCCGCGCGGCTGAGCCATGCTTCTGAAGACCGCTACCAGATTGCGACCTTCGGATGCCGCCGCGCCGAACTGGCACTCGCCCAGGGAAGACTCGATTCGGCCCGCGACCTGCTGGTCGAGGCCGCGCGTCAGGCATCGGCCCTGAAGCTGCGCAAGGAGCAAGGCGAGGTGCTGCGCGTCGAGGCGCTCCTCTCCGCGGCCCGTTCCGATGCAGGCCCGGCCCTCGATCTTTTCGCGCGCGCCGAGGCCGCGCAAGAACCGCTCGGGGACACGTACGAACTCGCCCAGGCCCGGCTGCAGCACGGGCGCCTGCTCTTTGAGCTCGAGCGAACGGCAGAGGCCCTGCCCCTGCTGCAAAACGCGGCCCGGACGTTCCGCCGCCTCGCCGTCGTCGCCGAAGCCGAAGAGGCGGGCCGGCTCTTGTACCGGATTGAGGTACGCTCCGACCGCGACGCCGCCCTGCTTCAGGGGCTGTTCGGTATTGCCGCTCTGGGGCTTGTCCCGGAGCTCTTCATGGAACGCGCACTCTTCCTGCTCTGCGACAACCTCCGGTTCGAGCACGGCGCTGTCCTTCTGGATGGCCGGCCGGTCGCACTCAGGGGCAGGCCGGACCAGACACAAATCCCCGACCCTCGGACGCCCCTCACCCAGTCCGACCTTGCCCTGTTCCTGCCGGTGAAGAAGGACCGTCGTCTTCTCGGTTCCCTCTGGCTGGGTCGTGGCCAGCCGCTTTCGGAACGCGTCGACCGGGGTCTGCTGGAACTGGTCTCCCGCGCTCTCGCGCCGGAGTTCCAGAAACTTCTGGAACTGAAGAAGGTCGAAGCCGGCGGCGCGCCGGAGGTTCCCGGCCTGCGCTTTCGCGGCGTGGTTGGCAGCAACCCCGAAGTCCTCGACCTGCTCAATCTCGTCCCGCGCGTGGCCGCAACCCCCGTGCCGGTGCTGATACGGGGCGAGAGCGGCTCGGGCAAGGAACTCATTGCCCGGGCCCTGCACGATTCCGGCCCTCGCGCCGAACGGCCGTTTGTCACCGTCAACTGCGCGGCCGTGCCCGAGAACCTGCTCGAGGCGGAATTCTTCGGGGTCGAGGAGGGCGCGGCCACCGGCGTTGCCGCGCGGCCGGGCAAGTTCGAACTGGCCGATACCGGGACGATCTTCCTCGATGAGATCGCGGACATGAGCCCGGCGCTGCAGGCAAGGCTGCTGCGTGCCATCGAAGACAAGACGATTACGCGGGTCGGCGGCTCCGGGGAGAAGCAGGTTGACGTCCGGGTCATCGCGGCCACCCATGCGGACCTGGACCTGCGCGAGCGCCAGGGTTTGTTCCGGCGCGACCTGCTCTACCGTCTCAACACGGTCCAGTTCCTGCTGCCGCCGCTGCGCCGGCGCCGCGAAGACCTGCCGGCGCTCACCGGCTACTTCATCGCCCGTACCGCCCAGGAATACTGCCGGCCCGTGCTCCGGGCAAGCGAAGCGGTCCTGGCCCTGTTCGCCACGTTTTCCTGGCCCGGGAACATCCGTCAGCTTCAGCACGTCATCGAACGGGCCGTCATCCTCGCCTCCGGCCACAGGCTCGAGATTGCCGACCTTCCGCCCGAATTGAGACAGGCTCAGTTGGTGACAGCGGCGCCACCGGCCCCGGCCACGCGCGACGACCAGCGCAAGGTCGCCGACGAAGCAGAGCGGACCTGGCTGCTCAAGGCGATCGAGAGATCCCCCGACAACATGACCGAAGCCGCCAGGCTCAGCGGGTACAGCCGGGCTCAGTTCTATCGTCTGCTCCGCAAGCACCACCTCGGAGAATAG
- the trpS gene encoding tryptophan--tRNA ligase, producing the protein MEKKRILTGDRPTGPLHLGHYVGSVANRVKLQDEYESFIILADVQMLTTHFDHPERLHQDVLNVAMDNLACGLDPARATLFIQSLVPQIAELTVIYSNLVTVQQLSHNPTIKTEAAQYNFGESMPLGFLSYPVSQAADITFCRAHLVPVGEDQLPHIEQTRKIVRKFNATYAPVLVEPDARVSEVSRLVGLDGNTKMSKSLGNAIFLSDPPEEVKRKVSTALTDKARIHPTDKGHPDVCVVYAYHRVFNPEGSSEIEERCKAGTIGCVACKKLLIDVLNRFLAPIRERRAVYEKSPDTVWDILNKGTARACEEGAATMSLVREAMKIDYFK; encoded by the coding sequence ATGGAAAAGAAGCGGATTCTGACGGGCGACCGCCCGACCGGCCCCCTGCATCTGGGCCATTACGTCGGCTCGGTTGCGAACCGGGTGAAGCTGCAGGACGAGTACGAGTCGTTCATCATCCTCGCCGACGTCCAGATGCTGACGACCCATTTCGACCACCCGGAACGACTGCACCAGGACGTGCTGAACGTGGCGATGGACAACCTCGCCTGCGGGTTGGACCCGGCCAGAGCCACGCTGTTCATCCAATCCCTGGTTCCGCAGATTGCCGAGCTGACTGTCATCTACTCGAACCTGGTCACGGTGCAGCAGCTCTCCCACAATCCCACCATCAAGACCGAGGCCGCCCAGTACAATTTCGGCGAGTCGATGCCGCTCGGGTTCCTGAGCTACCCCGTAAGCCAGGCCGCAGATATCACGTTCTGCCGCGCCCATCTCGTCCCGGTCGGCGAGGACCAGCTTCCCCACATCGAGCAGACCCGGAAGATAGTCCGGAAGTTCAATGCCACCTACGCCCCGGTGCTGGTCGAGCCGGATGCCCGGGTCAGCGAGGTGTCGCGGCTGGTCGGGCTGGACGGCAATACCAAGATGTCCAAGAGCCTGGGCAACGCCATATTCCTTTCCGACCCACCGGAGGAGGTGAAGCGGAAGGTCTCTACCGCGCTCACTGACAAGGCCCGGATTCACCCCACCGACAAGGGCCATCCTGACGTTTGCGTCGTCTATGCCTACCACAGAGTATTCAACCCCGAGGGCAGTTCAGAGATAGAAGAGCGCTGCAAGGCCGGCACTATCGGCTGCGTGGCCTGCAAGAAACTGCTGATCGACGTCCTCAATCGCTTTCTCGCCCCGATCCGTGAGCGCCGGGCCGTCTATGAGAAGTCGCCGGACACGGTCTGGGACATCCTGAACAAGGGCACCGCCCGCGCCTGCGAGGAGGGAGCGGCGACTATGTCGCTCGTGCGGGAAGCGATGAAGATAGACTACTTTAAGTAG
- the ispD gene encoding 2-C-methyl-D-erythritol 4-phosphate cytidylyltransferase, translating to MTSPLGHGSRFGLIVAAGRGRRFGGMKQFSRIKGKPALLHSILVFENCRAVSGFVVVTTAERVGYVRTLLRQQGVRKLLDVVAGGRERTDSVAAGLAALPEDGWVAIHDAARPVISTRMLEQGFRACRKYDAATFGYAVTDTLKRVQDRAITETVDRDALIAVQTPQFFHLALLRRAYAKARNAGIIASDDCALIEMLDLRPHWLPGPRTNLKITTPEDLLLCEALL from the coding sequence TTGACTTCACCACTGGGGCACGGTTCCAGATTCGGCCTGATTGTCGCGGCCGGGAGAGGACGCCGCTTCGGCGGCATGAAGCAGTTCTCCCGGATCAAAGGCAAGCCGGCCCTGCTCCACAGCATCCTCGTTTTCGAGAACTGCCGGGCCGTCTCCGGTTTCGTGGTCGTGACCACGGCCGAGCGGGTCGGATATGTGCGGACCCTGTTGCGCCAGCAGGGCGTGCGCAAATTGCTGGACGTCGTAGCCGGGGGCAGGGAACGGACCGACTCGGTTGCGGCCGGGCTGGCCGCGCTGCCGGAAGATGGGTGGGTCGCCATTCACGACGCCGCGCGCCCGGTCATCTCTACCCGAATGCTGGAGCAGGGCTTCCGCGCCTGCCGCAAGTACGACGCTGCCACCTTTGGTTACGCGGTCACCGATACGCTGAAGCGCGTGCAAGATCGGGCCATCACCGAGACGGTGGATCGGGATGCGTTGATTGCCGTCCAGACGCCACAGTTCTTCCACCTGGCCCTGCTCCGCCGCGCCTATGCCAAGGCCCGCAACGCCGGCATCATCGCGAGCGACGACTGCGCGCTGATCGAGATGCTCGACCTCCGGCCCCACTGGCTGCCGGGCCCGCGCACGAACCTGAAGATCACCACGCCTGAGGACCTGCTGCTGTGCGAGGCCCTGCTGTGA
- a CDS encoding 1-deoxy-D-xylulose-5-phosphate reductoisomerase, giving the protein MRGPAVRKQRIALFGSTGSIGRSTLDVVRHLPDRFEIVALAANRSVRSILRQAREFRPEQVILSDYGACEAARPALEPGTSVAWGPAALIDAAAARSNDVVVMAMSGTAGLLAVVAALENGKKVALATKEILVGYGEPVMRLARRCGGAVLPIDSELSAVHQCLAGRPTTDIRRVILTASGGPFWKKGLPPQAGLAEVLRHPTWSMGRKITIDSATLMNKGLEVIETCRLFGLSPDQVEPVIHPQSIVHSLVEFNDGSVLAQLSLPDMRLPLQYCLTWPDRVPSLTRTLDLAGIGRLDFHAVDRNRFPCLELAYRALRAGPAATCALNAANQVAVDAFIAGRILFGDIPGVISRALAAVSHPSSPLPRPSVRGLLRMESLASLQAGKTVAALADRLARRKE; this is encoded by the coding sequence GTGCGAGGCCCTGCTGTGAGAAAGCAGCGCATCGCCTTGTTCGGGTCAACCGGGTCTATCGGCCGCTCCACCCTCGATGTGGTACGGCACCTGCCGGACCGGTTCGAAATCGTGGCGCTGGCCGCCAACCGCTCGGTCCGGAGCATCCTCAGGCAGGCGCGGGAGTTCAGGCCGGAGCAGGTGATCCTGAGCGACTACGGCGCCTGCGAAGCTGCGCGACCGGCGCTGGAACCAGGGACGAGTGTCGCCTGGGGCCCGGCGGCGTTGATTGACGCAGCCGCCGCCCGCTCGAACGACGTCGTTGTCATGGCCATGTCAGGCACCGCCGGCCTGCTGGCCGTCGTGGCCGCGCTCGAAAACGGAAAGAAGGTCGCGCTGGCCACCAAGGAGATACTGGTTGGCTACGGCGAGCCGGTAATGAGGCTCGCACGCCGGTGCGGTGGCGCGGTTCTGCCGATCGACTCTGAGCTATCCGCCGTGCACCAGTGTCTTGCCGGCCGACCGACTACCGACATCCGCCGGGTAATCCTGACCGCTTCCGGAGGTCCGTTCTGGAAGAAAGGGCTGCCGCCGCAGGCCGGTCTGGCCGAGGTGCTCCGGCACCCGACCTGGTCCATGGGACGCAAGATCACCATCGATTCCGCAACGCTGATGAACAAGGGCCTCGAGGTCATAGAGACCTGCCGGCTGTTCGGTCTCAGTCCCGACCAGGTCGAACCGGTCATCCACCCGCAGTCCATAGTCCACTCGCTGGTCGAGTTCAACGATGGTTCGGTACTTGCCCAGCTCTCCCTGCCCGACATGCGCCTGCCGCTCCAATACTGCCTGACGTGGCCGGACCGCGTACCTTCGCTCACCCGGACTCTGGACCTGGCAGGCATCGGCCGTCTCGATTTCCACGCGGTGGACCGCAACCGGTTCCCCTGTCTGGAACTGGCATACCGGGCTTTGAGAGCCGGCCCGGCCGCCACCTGCGCTCTGAATGCGGCGAACCAGGTCGCGGTCGACGCGTTCATTGCGGGCCGGATTCTGTTCGGAGACATCCCTGGAGTCATTTCTCGGGCGCTGGCGGCCGTCTCCCATCCCTCCTCTCCCCTGCCTCGTCCCTCTGTCCGAGGGCTTCTGCGCATGGAGTCTCTCGCGTCCCTACAGGCCGGCAAAACGGTAGCCGCGCTCGCCGACCGCTTGGCGCGTCGAAAGGAATAG
- a CDS encoding T9SS type A sorting domain-containing protein, producing the protein MRALVMFIGLVAVALATQVGSLPGAPPNWLKPRAGESPPPHSIPKRPGHYDSTDWRRVIDETWGPGLPVDERLGIFDAFWETIDSSFGCFNNLTVNWDSLRAVYRTEVEAETMSRGRFAAIMDHLAMALQEGHTDIGDIAVKYSQMTPGVPLWVVGSWQEVGHFGAGLTPLPDSSLLVYRVVDAHPLGLERGDVVLGYDRRRWVDILHELQEAQLPIRRRYCLGSCSSAMTYSLLSAAGENWHLFDTIDILKYSSGDTVHLLTVPLARRTMHLFATDQMDIPGVPMPATDSTPSVTHGVVSGTRIGYIYCWRWWTGTVATEFYDAVNTLVSDTTLKGIVIDFRYNEGGSIGPSNSGLELLYRDSTATICFTQRSDPANHFSMRVTNAALWYIIPGNGIGYDKPIAVLVGPGAVSAGDQVALRMTFHPRVRTFGLSTNTAFSCPRSLSVHDGWYASYSPWESCLASDTTYFLTHREFPVDVQVWHTRDAVAEGRDAVVEAAMAWIDSTAGVEEGTPSAERRATKVATIIRGVLSLPEATGFQPQASSSLLDAAGRRVMNLRPGANDVNRLAPGVYVVKLKSGTTSQTRKLVIR; encoded by the coding sequence ATGAGAGCATTGGTGATGTTCATCGGCCTCGTGGCGGTCGCCTTGGCCACGCAGGTTGGCAGCCTCCCGGGTGCGCCGCCGAACTGGCTGAAGCCACGCGCCGGCGAAAGCCCGCCGCCACACTCGATACCGAAGCGACCCGGGCACTATGACTCGACAGATTGGCGCCGGGTGATTGATGAGACTTGGGGTCCCGGGCTACCGGTCGACGAGAGACTGGGGATCTTCGACGCGTTCTGGGAGACGATTGACTCCTCCTTTGGATGTTTCAATAATCTCACGGTCAACTGGGATTCGCTCCGGGCCGTCTATCGGACGGAGGTCGAAGCAGAAACGATGAGTCGCGGGAGATTCGCCGCGATCATGGACCACCTGGCGATGGCTCTCCAGGAAGGGCACACGGACATCGGTGACATAGCCGTGAAATACAGCCAGATGACACCGGGCGTGCCGCTGTGGGTAGTGGGATCTTGGCAGGAAGTCGGTCACTTCGGCGCCGGACTAACACCGCTGCCCGACAGCTCGCTCCTCGTGTATCGGGTTGTTGACGCCCATCCGCTAGGGCTGGAGCGCGGAGATGTGGTTCTTGGCTATGACCGCCGACGATGGGTTGACATCCTGCATGAACTGCAGGAAGCGCAACTGCCTATTCGGCGGCGCTATTGTCTCGGAAGTTGCAGCAGCGCGATGACCTATTCGTTGCTGAGTGCCGCGGGTGAGAACTGGCACCTGTTCGATACCATCGACATCTTGAAGTACTCCAGCGGAGACACTGTGCATCTTCTCACTGTGCCACTCGCCCGCAGGACTATGCACTTGTTCGCCACAGACCAGATGGACATCCCCGGCGTGCCGATGCCCGCCACCGACTCCACACCCTCAGTCACTCACGGCGTGGTCAGCGGCACTCGCATCGGCTACATCTACTGCTGGCGCTGGTGGACGGGGACTGTGGCAACCGAGTTCTACGATGCGGTCAACACCTTGGTCAGTGACACTACGCTGAAGGGTATTGTGATCGATTTCCGGTACAACGAGGGCGGTAGCATAGGGCCGAGCAACTCGGGACTGGAACTTCTGTACCGCGACTCTACGGCGACAATATGCTTCACGCAGCGGAGCGATCCTGCCAACCACTTCTCGATGAGAGTAACAAACGCGGCTCTCTGGTACATCATTCCCGGCAATGGAATCGGCTACGACAAGCCGATTGCGGTGCTGGTGGGGCCGGGCGCGGTCAGCGCCGGAGACCAGGTGGCGCTCCGCATGACGTTTCATCCCAGGGTCAGGACGTTCGGTCTGTCCACCAACACCGCATTCAGCTGCCCGAGAAGTCTGAGTGTTCATGACGGCTGGTATGCGAGCTACTCGCCGTGGGAATCCTGTCTGGCCTCCGATACCACCTATTTCCTCACGCATCGCGAGTTTCCGGTCGACGTTCAGGTCTGGCACACGCGCGATGCCGTGGCGGAAGGAAGAGACGCGGTCGTCGAGGCCGCAATGGCTTGGATCGACAGCACGGCAGGAGTGGAAGAGGGAACGCCAAGCGCCGAACGCCGAGCGACGAAGGTGGCGACCATCATCCGGGGCGTGCTGTCCCTGCCGGAAGCCACAGGCTTCCAGCCACAAGCCTCAAGCTCGCTGCTGGACGCGGCGGGGCGGCGGGTGATGAACCTGAGGCCGGGCGCGAATGACGTGAACCGACTCGCCCCCGGCGTGTACGTTGTGAAGCTTAAGTCCGGCACGACAAGCCAGACTCGCAAGCTGGTCATTCGGTAG
- the rseP gene encoding RIP metalloprotease RseP: MFSSIVLVVLFIGILIIFHEFGHLIAAKLSRIPVEVFSVGFGPVILKKKFGETEYRLSAIPLGGFIKMVGEEEKAGPAPAQPVPAPSGGYMDKPLGVKVAVIAAGPLSNLLLGFLILLVLYAAFGLPYTAPVISPDARSAAFAVGLRPGDMVVAVDGRVVPSFDDFDARMQENAGRQVSVSVLRDGQRLDVPITVPLAYVDTLVPPVVGNLLAGGPASATDLQPGDTIIAVAGTPVTTWTGFTEIVRRQTGGSYELSWRHAGAVHVDTLRDSLTTDAETGARINLAGVQVSTDWYIAPRVAAVVGNVRKGGPAGKAGMRPGDSIIEFAGLPVREWTDFTEAVYARGGETVPITWQRGAETMRAKVAVTKEGDQLMGQQAGAIGISARVPHRKLSFPMAVGEAASKVGTVTVQTYVVLYKAVTIKNFAKKALGGPIMVARIAYEGANWGWDYFLLLFAILSINLFVVNLLPVPVLDGGRIVLDCIAGIRRRNLNEKELSWAAGIGWVMIGALAVFTIFNDILRLIRK, encoded by the coding sequence ATGTTCTCGTCAATTGTCCTGGTCGTCCTGTTCATCGGCATACTGATAATCTTCCACGAGTTCGGCCACCTGATCGCCGCCAAACTCTCGCGTATCCCGGTCGAGGTCTTCTCGGTCGGGTTCGGCCCGGTCATCCTCAAGAAGAAGTTCGGCGAAACCGAGTACCGGCTTTCAGCCATTCCACTGGGCGGGTTCATCAAGATGGTCGGCGAAGAAGAGAAGGCCGGCCCGGCGCCTGCGCAGCCGGTACCTGCCCCGTCCGGCGGGTACATGGACAAACCGCTCGGCGTCAAAGTCGCCGTCATCGCGGCCGGCCCGCTGTCGAACCTCCTGCTCGGCTTCCTCATCCTGCTCGTGCTCTATGCCGCTTTCGGCCTGCCCTATACCGCGCCGGTCATATCCCCGGATGCGCGATCGGCCGCCTTTGCCGTGGGCTTGCGGCCGGGCGATATGGTGGTCGCGGTAGACGGGAGAGTCGTTCCATCCTTCGACGATTTCGACGCCAGGATGCAGGAAAACGCCGGCAGGCAGGTCAGCGTATCGGTGCTCCGCGACGGCCAGCGGCTCGACGTGCCGATAACCGTACCGCTCGCGTACGTCGACACGCTCGTCCCACCGGTAGTCGGCAATCTGCTGGCGGGCGGTCCGGCCTCGGCCACCGATCTCCAGCCCGGAGACACCATCATCGCCGTCGCCGGGACGCCGGTGACAACCTGGACCGGATTCACCGAAATTGTGCGCAGGCAGACCGGGGGCAGCTACGAGCTGTCGTGGCGACACGCCGGTGCGGTCCACGTCGACACACTAAGGGACTCCCTGACCACGGACGCCGAAACGGGGGCCAGGATCAACCTCGCCGGAGTCCAGGTCAGCACCGACTGGTACATCGCCCCGCGAGTCGCGGCAGTCGTCGGCAACGTGCGCAAGGGCGGGCCGGCCGGCAAGGCAGGGATGCGGCCGGGTGACTCGATCATCGAGTTCGCCGGCCTGCCGGTGCGGGAATGGACTGACTTCACCGAGGCGGTCTACGCCCGGGGCGGCGAGACCGTACCCATCACCTGGCAGCGCGGCGCCGAGACGATGCGGGCCAAGGTCGCAGTCACCAAGGAAGGCGACCAGCTCATGGGCCAGCAGGCGGGCGCCATCGGCATTTCCGCACGCGTGCCCCACCGCAAGCTGAGTTTCCCGATGGCAGTCGGCGAGGCAGCGAGCAAGGTCGGCACGGTTACCGTGCAGACATACGTCGTGCTCTACAAGGCGGTAACGATCAAGAACTTCGCCAAGAAAGCGCTCGGCGGACCGATCATGGTCGCCAGGATCGCGTATGAAGGCGCCAACTGGGGATGGGACTACTTCCTGCTGCTCTTCGCGATACTGTCGATCAACCTGTTCGTGGTCAACCTGCTGCCCGTGCCGGTACTTGACGGCGGCCGCATCGTCCTCGACTGCATCGCGGGCATCCGCCGCCGCAATCTTAACGAAAAGGAACTCAGCTGGGCCGCAGGCATCGGCTGGGTGATGATCGGGGCCCTCGCTGTCTTCACCATCTTCAACGACATTCTCAGACTGATCCGCAAGTGA
- a CDS encoding T9SS type A sorting domain-containing protein — translation MESRPLELKGPLDRHAGGGRRKKEERMRRKLTMLLALAGLLTTALSVTWGPAAGITNNRLENVTYSSNAHKVVYGQDGVGHLVWFDNGGGVGASAVYYKRYYPKTGWTSELKLNNNGAYPAIALDANGRDIHVVWSGYKKVGSTNFHILYQKCVPGKSSTGGWVGNPTDLCDNITGHSHAYPAAACGPNGQVVVTWMESWGTGAELMRTYCFREFMNGAWQPQQQIEEPIPSYRWNPSIATFGSGSVFVAYYGSTSLEPRDEFHVYVNERLGTTWQGWQNVTSSVGYPDSFITPHIEVDPATGNPHVVCHSYSISVSGSDTTRYYHIYHAFRSGGTWSIPEMISDGEAIADASPSMDFGADGTAHAIWKQAVPDRAVEYSFRDPTTGVWVVPTSVTSSDDLSFYSPSLTVGPGGVLYGVWTRYDASAKYAYQIWGSNTGSSSGGQAGPSAMANGVALDVSPNPVTRGMLVSYGLPAAGNVSLRLYDVSGVLVKTVDCGQQSSGNHTVSVSRQGLARGAYVLKLDTGVGSVTRKVVVE, via the coding sequence ATGGAGTCGAGACCGCTCGAGCTCAAAGGTCCTCTTGATCGGCACGCCGGAGGCGGCAGAAGGAAGAAGGAGGAAAGGATGCGAAGGAAGCTGACAATGCTCCTTGCGCTCGCAGGGCTGCTCACGACGGCCCTGTCGGTGACCTGGGGTCCCGCTGCGGGGATCACCAACAACAGGCTCGAAAACGTCACGTACAGCAGCAACGCCCACAAGGTCGTCTACGGTCAGGACGGCGTAGGACACTTGGTGTGGTTTGACAACGGCGGCGGAGTGGGGGCGAGCGCGGTCTACTACAAGCGCTACTATCCCAAGACGGGCTGGACAAGCGAGCTGAAGCTGAACAACAACGGCGCTTATCCCGCGATTGCGCTCGACGCCAACGGCAGAGACATCCACGTTGTCTGGTCGGGCTACAAGAAGGTCGGAAGCACGAACTTCCACATTCTCTACCAGAAGTGTGTACCCGGAAAGTCAAGCACCGGTGGCTGGGTCGGCAATCCGACTGACCTCTGTGACAACATCACTGGTCATTCCCACGCGTATCCGGCTGCGGCCTGCGGACCAAACGGCCAGGTTGTGGTAACCTGGATGGAATCCTGGGGAACCGGAGCGGAACTGATGCGGACATACTGCTTCCGGGAGTTCATGAATGGAGCGTGGCAGCCTCAGCAGCAGATCGAGGAGCCGATACCAAGTTATCGGTGGAACCCGTCCATCGCCACATTCGGCAGCGGAAGCGTGTTTGTGGCCTACTACGGCAGCACTTCGCTGGAACCCAGGGATGAATTTCACGTCTACGTGAACGAACGTTTGGGGACCACATGGCAGGGATGGCAGAACGTGACGAGTTCGGTAGGCTATCCGGACTCCTTCATAACTCCGCACATTGAGGTCGACCCAGCGACCGGTAATCCTCACGTTGTATGCCACAGTTACTCGATAAGTGTGTCAGGAAGCGACACGACCAGATACTACCACATCTACCATGCCTTCCGGAGCGGCGGCACATGGTCGATTCCCGAGATGATATCGGACGGCGAGGCCATCGCCGATGCCTCCCCGAGCATGGACTTTGGCGCAGACGGAACAGCCCACGCCATCTGGAAACAGGCGGTTCCAGACCGCGCCGTGGAATACAGCTTCCGTGACCCGACTACCGGCGTTTGGGTAGTACCGACTTCGGTCACCAGCAGCGACGATCTCTCATTCTACAGCCCCAGTCTGACGGTTGGCCCCGGAGGCGTTTTGTACGGGGTCTGGACAAGATACGATGCCAGTGCCAAGTACGCCTACCAGATCTGGGGCAGCAATACGGGGAGCTCGAGCGGCGGCCAAGCCGGCCCGAGCGCGATGGCCAATGGGGTAGCGCTTGACGTCTCGCCCAATCCGGTTACCCGCGGAATGCTGGTTAGCTACGGCTTGCCGGCAGCGGGCAACGTTTCGCTGCGGCTCTACGATGTGAGCGGCGTCTTGGTGAAGACGGTGGATTGCGGGCAGCAGTCGTCAGGCAACCACACCGTCTCAGTTTCGAGGCAGGGCCTCGCGCGGGGCGCGTACGTCCTCAAACTCGACACCGGCGTCGGCAGCGTGACCCGGAAGGTCGTTGTTGAGTAG